The following nucleotide sequence is from Salvia splendens isolate huo1 chromosome 2, SspV2, whole genome shotgun sequence.
GTGATTTTGTTGGACTGAAAATCCCCAAAAGCCAAAACCAATTGATCGCTGCAGCGGAGATGAAAATGAGCGAAATCGAGGAATCAGGAAGAAGCTTGTGGCATTCTGTGAAAAAGAGTTTTCATCTCGACGATTATTCCAAAATTTTAAACCCTGATAGACCTTTGTCCCATCGGAGTAGTGCCGCCGTCCAGCAGTTCATCACATCTGATCCCGTCCACGGACCTGCGGTATGTTCTGATTTGTCTCACAAtctgttttttttcttaattttgttCCTTCAGGATGTGCTCGCTAAATTATGTGATTTTGAACTCTTTCTGATGTTTCTGATGCTTAATTTTGATCTGCTTTGTGTGTTCTCTGTGTGGCCGAATGGATAAGATTACTGGTTAATTGTTATATGTGTAAGTTTGTTCATGCGTTTTCTCGATGTTTCATCACTTTATCTTGGGGATTGATGCTTTATAATATGAATTCAGTAAAATCTCTGAAGATGGTTGTTGTGAAATGCGAATGAGGCATCTGCTATTTCTTAGAATTTTTAGATTAGGTCGAAGTTTGACGGTAATTTGTTAGGCCTATGTAGAATTATTATTTTGTTCTGGTTGTATTTATTGCTTGGAAACTGAAATTTCTCATTACATTATATCTGGAATTATTGACAATTTGATTGGGAACGGGCTTTCTGGATATTATATATCTGCAATTCTGGATTATTCTCCCAAGATATTAGATTGATGGTTTTTGGTTTCCATTTTCAAGGCTTGATAGATGAACTTTTCCCTCGTAACCCTATCTTGATACTGGTTCTTGCCTCTTGTCTGCCTCATGTTGCAGCTGAAGGCTGCAGAGGAAGCAGCTAACTTTGCTTATGTAGGTGCTGCTGTTGGAGCGATTACAACTGGTGGAAATGCTTGGAGGTGGTCAAAGAGCCCTCACGGTATGTTCTAGTTTTGTTATGTGTCTAGGCTCTTTCACTTTGGATATTTATGCTACATTATGAACACAAATTTGTTTGGACTTCCAGCAAGTATTTATCTCCACAATCAGTAATTCAATATGGCATTTAGTAATATTCCTCCGGATACTCTTAACCAACACAAATGAATTCCATCAGTGATGTATTGTAGACTTCTCACTTCTTAACCACTAGTTGATTTATCTGTTAAAAATCTAccattaatctattttttttggtTGGCTGATTCTGGGGAATTTATGGAGATAAAGAGGAGATGGTATTGGAAGTACCATTATTTCTTTGAAGGATGTTTGGTGTATTTTCATGGGGTTTTGACATTGGAAAGATGAAGGTGTATGGAATGGTGATTCTTTTCTAGTTTTATTATATTTGTGTCTCTTTCACTTTGGATATTTGTGCTACATTATGAAACAAATTTGTTTGGACTTCCAGCAAGTATTTTTCTCCACAGTCGGTATGGCACTTAGTAATATTCATCCAGATACTCTTAACCAACACAAAATGAATTCCATGAGTGATGTATTGCATACTTTTCAGTTGTTAACCACTAGTTAATATGTCTGTAAAAAATCTACCATTAATCCATTTTTTGTCTTGATTGGCTAATTGTGGGGAATTTTATGAGATGAAGAGGGTATTGGAAGTACTGTTATTTCTTTGATTTGATGTGCGGTGTAATTACTTTAGGTCTTGACATTGGAAAGATGGAGGCAATTTGTATGGAATGTTGATTCTTGTTAGTTTTTTATTGAGTATCACTAGGCCTAAAACACAATTGTCTGAAGTACCCTTCATCCCTCGTGTATTTGGCATAATTATTGCTCTTTGTGGGTTAACTTTCTTCTTATCTGCTGCTTCTTTCTTGTATATTGTTGCACTTTCATTCTTTGATGCCTTGCGTTATTTTTGTTACTGTTATTCCATTATTATTTGAATGATGTATTCCTTTTTTACTTGTTCTCACATGTTAGGGGTTGGACTAGAAATGGTGCTAGTGGACTTGTCTTTCTCCGAACACATAAATATCTCATAAACTTATTCGTCCTGGCAGGTACTGTGTTGTCTTTTGCTTTTGGAGCAGTAGTCGGATTCACCTTGGGAGCTGAGGCTGCTAACCACTGGTACCAGTTATATAGGCTGGATACAGTTGGAGCACAGGTTAAATTCAATGAGTGGTTGCAGAAGAGAACCTGAGGAGAGCCTTTAATTTAGGCCATAGAAACACCAAATGGAGCACCCCTTGCAGTAATAATGAGATTtgtctctctatctctcttgtTTGCTCTTTGTTTTTGCATGTAGGACTAATGTCCTGTTTCACCTAGTCGTTTTCAAATAGTGTTTATCGTGTTACTTCCCTGGGTTCTCGTCTCGGAATAGAATGTAAATGCTGgtaattatactccctccatccccaaacaataatcttttatttatgacaattttttctttcttataaAGATAGATTCTCATTCTCCGCTAACTATTCAACACACTAAGAAACAGGGAATATGCATAGAATTTTACCCTTCTGATGAGCTGATGTAAACTCTctttactagtatttatttatgtCCACAGACCTCTACGGCTCAAGACAGAAATAACGACATGTGGGAATGATAATAATGTACTGAACTCTGATCAGAATCCTATTATCAAAGCATACAACATAAATATTTCAAGCTGGATTCGAAATAAGTAAATTGCAATCCctaaaatatgtatttttatgGCCACAACTTAATGCCATATGCTCACAACAAAAAGATGACTACTCAAATTTTTTGATCAGGGAGAGATCATTCAACATCTTCTCAATTGCCTCATCATCATGAGCTCTTCCTCTGGTCTGTAAAGAAAGAAAAGCCGTCATTTAGAACCTTAGTCATCAATGTCGATAAATGTCCTACTATGAGAACATTCACATTACGATAAAGTCTGGTGGCTCATTTCCTTTCCCACGTCTTGCAATCCATGGAACAAAACGGGCAAGTAAATTGGAGGGAGATACTTGGTGATGTAACTTTTAGGTTGGAAACATTAGAATATAAAAGTGCATGCTTAACTTACAATATCCAGGTTTAACTTTCCAGTTTCACAAAAACATAAAGAGCTGCAATCGAGATAATGAGTGTACCTTGATCGACGGAACCATAGCTATAGCTTCTTCCACTGTTTCAGGACAAAGGTTCCCAAGTACACAGAGCTGCAAAACACACAGTTTACAAATGTTTCTTCAGAGTGAATACACAAACAATATTGATCAGAAAAAGTGAAAATTACCTCGAACTCAGCAAGCTGATATCTGCTAAGAATTCTGTAACTTGGGTTAAGAATTACACTTGTCTACAGAGAGATGATATTATGATCTTTCAGTTCTGATGGCATGCACAAATGAATAATGACGAGCTaagataaaaattcaatatagtCAGTTCTTGAACATAGATGGTACAAATATGTTCAATCAACAAAAGAGACCATATTTCCTCTTATGCAATTTCAATATAAGAGATTGCATAGAAGTTTAACCAGACCACACTATCATAAACAAGTATGAATGTGCTAAACAGGATCCTGCAAATAAACGATAAAAAGGATACTCTCGAACTTGTCTGACAGCATCAGGGTTCTTGTACCGGCTAAAACGCTTCACATATTGGAGTGATTTCTCAAACACCCTGAAAATGAGAGACAATCAGGATCTAGCAGCATACATAAATTTCCTATATATGGCAAGTTAAAATATGAACAATTTCTTCGAAATTGTCAATGAAAAGGATTGCAAATACAAATTTGGCAGTTAAGGACAAGAATTTATCATTATATAGAAAACAATTAAAGAACCATATAAGCAATCAAATTTACGAATaaacattattttaataaaagaaaCATTCAACAGGGGCTAAACATGAAAATCCCAAAGTAAATATACTTACTGAGACATCTGATTCATTGGATCATCAGCCATCTGCTGAAGTTGCTCATATTTATGTTCAAGTATAAGGGAAACTTCACAATTCATAAGACATTTGGCCTTCAAAAATtctgaagaagaaaaaaagtgagTAAGCTCGCATACAAATCCCAATTATCCCATACACACAAGACTTGAGGTTACAACACAATTGCTTCAACAGAAATTGTATCCCAATAACcgtatttatataatttataattagcTTACTCACCAAAACCCTAAACACAACGAAACCCTAAGATGTAAAAATCAGGGCGAAGACgaatttgataaagtaaaatCGTTTCCACCATGAAAATTGGGGGGAAAAAACCAAAGATGCATTCAATTACCATCGGGTATTTTAAGCTCAGCGGCGTTCTCCTCTTCTTCCGCCGACATCGTAAATTTTGCTAACAAAAATCTGATCGGAACAGGGATGGAAGTGATTTAATTCTTAGATTGTGTATTGACGCGATTCCGAAAAACAATGGGTAATGAATTCGAAACTcgactaataaaaataaaataagtttgGGCTGCAGAAATATGAGATGGGGCCGATTCAGTCTTTAACAATCTGGGCAGCAGAACTAATTAAGTAGGAGAGCccatttttggaaatttatgAATTGGGCTGGTTTTATTAGTTAAAATGATCTTACTAATTAATTACGTGGGCTATTTTAAATTCAATCCTTGAGCTCGGCTAAATTATTGCCTTCCCCTTCATGATTAAATCTTTGGATTTAGTTGAACAATAAgaaattatttttccaattatgttatgaaaattaaatatgaaattcgAGCTAAGATCGAACCTTCAGGTCAAgaaattttttaggattttaattgtgtacttttttattttctattattttattaatatattttcttcaggattttaattatgtttgttttaaattatgcaaatttaaattgaaatttttatttaaattttattttgttagttGCATTTTAAATTGAAGAATAAAAATAGTGGAtccatgaatagtgaaaagaTGTGATGAATAAGTGATTAAGGATTAGAGGTATTGTCTCTGAATTAATAGATGAAGTAGAAAGTACTTCTATGAATAGTGAAAGAATGAAATGACCTTAGTTTTTACAAACTAGCCAACTTAAAATCTGAGTATAAGTCGTAGTTACTcgattaaattataattttttactaTAGTATACAGATATTGATTTCACAAATACctataagggcatccacaacaCGTGCCTTCACGGTGCCGCGTTCCGTGTCTGCGGAATGAAACCGTGGAGACACGCGTTGTGGATGCATGTGTCGTCCCCATGCCGTGCCGTGAGTCGTCgccgcgagacgcggcacgacacgtctcgccacgcgccgaggcgacgtggcgagctcccagtGCATgcatgacgcccactcgctgcccccgcgagtgggtttcgtcatgGTGacacaataattcattttttttaaaaaaattgaattaaaaaaaaattgcaacggtaatgttaccgttttttatcagttttttaattttctttatttttttttaatttctttactctataaatactcctatttcatactcatttcactcacaaacacacatctattcctcgcaaatcctctctatttccaccccaattttcatctcaaatcaactctgtttttcttctcccaaatttaatcaaactaatggatccttttgaacaaatgcgtcaaataatggaacaatcacttgaagaagatcgacggggggaggcggaagaagccgtgCCGCCCCAACGatgctcccgtacgtacatccatcgtaaccgggaggaagccgccgcaaggttagtacgcgactacttccggtttggggagatacctactcccgtcgccgtttccgcgtggggaaaccgctatttctccacatcgcaaatactttggcagcccgagaagagttcttccaggaagggttcgacgagatcggccgtcccagccacacgacgctgtaGAAATGTACTggagcaatccgccagcttgcgactggacaaacggccgacatgttcgacgaatacctccacatcggagacaccactaggcgaatgtgcttgctcaaattctgcaaaggcatccgggcagccttcaccgacgaatttctctgaaggccaagcacgaccgattgtcagttcctgctcgaccttcacgaaacagtgcacgaattccccgggatgctcggcagcgttgattgtatgcactggcaatggaagaattgcccggtggcgtggagggggtcctacacgagcggccataaaggcacccacccaaccgttatactcgaggtcgttgccgactaccggctttggatttggcacgcgtacttcggggtccccgggtcgaacaacgacgtaaatgtgctccaccaatccgacctcttaaCCAAAGTTTTGGacggtaaagcgccggccatcaacttcgtcgccaacaaccggcttaataaaatggggtactatctcgccgacggcatctacctgaagtggcctaccttcgtgaagacgtgcagcaggcctccgaacccaaagcagactctttttgcgcagaagcaggaggctgctcgcaaggatgtggagagggcgttcggggttctccaagcgcgcttcaacatcatcaaagccccggctcgtacgtggttcatggagagcatggtcgacatcatgtatacgtgcataatcttgcacaacatgattgtccaagacgaaggacctgaggtgAGAAATtagttcgaccccgaatcccccggaagctcaaccgcaagtagtccgcctcgaagtggagcgcatccgtctatacaagaacggttatctactCGTGCAAGGAcgcgcgactctagcgcccacacccaactccaagaggatctaattgagcaaatttgggcaaactttgggggtgaaattattaaattgtgtacttttattttttaggaaattattaaattatgtttttttacgaattttatgttgtaagtttattttatgtaatgaagtgtgtttgttttaattgaattgggttggaaataaaaataaaaaatgaaattgaatgaatagtaatttaaggaacggttaaggaacagataagaaacggagggttgcggatttcgttccttagttaaggaatggagtaaaaaagtacaatagGCCCGCAAATaatagtttaaggaacggttaaggaacgatataggaacagcgttgtggatggcctaaagtTCACTTGCACGAGCTGCTGGGTAGTCGGtctaaaaaatgattaaatattaAGGGAACAAAATTTTAGTACACAAATTTCCATATAATAATGCAGTAGCCACCACACCAACCGCCACCCAACAACGTCAATATTAAAATCGTGACAATTAATTTCATTCTAAAAGATAAAATCGTGACAATTAATTTCATTCTAAaagataagagcatccacattcgtgctcttgctaacgagcacggatgtgggtccgaccccactttttctgcatgctcttaggcaagagcacaatactCACATCCGTGTTCTTCCataaggacgagcacaagggtcccaccattccattattcaatttaaataaaaacatttccacaaaattaaaatgcattaaaaatacttggaataatattacaaaatacattaaaaattaaaaattacataattaaaatcctaaaaaaaattacataattaaaatcctaaaaattaaaaattacataattaaaatcctaaaaattaaaaattacataattaaactcctaaaaattaaaaattacataattaaattcataaaattaaaaacccactactcgtggccgaatttcgcccatatgtgtttgattaggtcttcttgtagctcaacgtgggttcgggtatcgcgcattgtgtgccttgtttcgatcctctcacccaccgtcgtatgcacacctcggcgtggggaaGACCTCGCGCTTGAGTTTCCGACTttatcctcgtcgtaaaagctagccgccctcggtccttcgttggctataatcatgttgtgtaagataatacacgtgtacatgatgtcggcgatatttttcacgtaccacagccgagacggggccttcacaatctTGAATCAGGCTTGAAGGatcccaaaggctctttcgacgtctttccgtgcggactcttgacgctgcgcaaaaagaacctgtctcgggtcttgcgggttgctgagcgtcttcacgaaagtcgaccaccttgggtagataccatcagcaagatagtaacccatgtggtatacatGTGGTATACcatcgatcgccggtgctacaccattcaacacaccattgaagaggggtgaagaatagaacacgttcaagtcgttgttggatccggcaacaccgaaatatgcatgccaaatcaataggcggtagtcggcgaccgcttcaagataagtgttgggccgccgcctttgtggacgcttaagtgttgccccctccaagcagtcgggcaattctttcacctccaatgcatgcagtcaatgctgccaagcataccgggaaagccatggagtgtttcgtgaagacgaagcaaccgttggcaatcatcggtggtgggtgcctgaaggaattcatcaccgaaagctgaacgaacgccctcacaaaaatttttaagacaaaggattccagtggactcaccgacatgcaaatactcgtagAAGAGGTCGGCTGTTttcccagtagcgagttgtcggatggcacacgtacacttctgcaacgccgagagactttgccgaccggctgcatctggacctgtttggaagtattcaacacgagcggacaatgtgttgacaatgagcatgaacaagcgctttgacatgcgaaaacgacgcctaaagtaatcttccgaaAACCGCTGCTgttcggaaaaatagtcggcaacgagcctttcgtgggctccctcccggtcacgatggatgtagcggagagttgatctagttggttgaggaggaggggcgggggtattcgctgcgacatatgttTCATAAGCGACGTAATGTTGTTCGtaatattcttgttcttcgcgcgcttcacttccgcaatgagatgggtgaaatcaatttgatgttttgagtgagagatgaaggtgtagataagttgtatgaaaaatatgaatgagagatgatttgatgtgaaaaatggatgatgaatgtatgtatttatagatgattttggggaaaaataaaaaaaaattcaaaaaatacagaaaaacgggcaaaaaaacagccatttttttgggattgtgaaaatatatatatttttttattttttgatattatttttgattttttaaaaaaaaatttattttccaacggatatgccgttggccaatcagaacgtgccacgtcgcctgctcgctggcacggacgtgctcgatgcatcgagcagcgccatgCCAGTGGCAAGAGCGCAACGGCGGAAAgcggtgccgcgccgctggcacggacggacggacggacgagcaATTGCTCgctgttgtggatgctctaaggtccATATGTTTACATATATTACGCAAGATATCAAATAAGAACCTTTtcaattgtttaattattcttGTTCGTTCTATATTGGGAAATTTCGCGACAAAAAACGAGGTGCTTTTTTCGTTCTAAcattacaaattttaaataaccATAAATATATGTATTCACGTTCAGAGGCCATAGCCAGTGGTGGATGACTCGGACGTGATTTTTCCATTGTCGCCCCTTCCGAGAGCTTCCAACGTTACCCCTCCCCCCTCCATTGCTTCcgataaattttatttccgttTTAGGATCCTAGatctaggcatgcacaagggtcgggaaccgccggttccgggcccgaaccggcgggtcAAGGGTCGAGAAAtccatgaacctgaaccggcccgcctagctcccgacggttccggttccggttcaaaaaaccggcggtttacgcggcggttcaaaaccgccggttttcggcttgaaccgccggttccgggccggttcgacggttcgacgatttttttttttttttgcatttttcaacttttcaattttaatcaaattacattacacttttcaagtttgtttttgtatgaaatgtgagtaaataaaattaaaaaaaatacggctaaagttgcaattttattgaaattgcatgtttacaaattacacgttacaagttacaacaattacaaattgaaaacatatggcggtcttgaagtcttaaacaaaatttaaatacaaatgagactactagtgaagaactaattacaaatgacaagaaacgacgttgaagttcttaaacgtataagtgtattatatatatactcttaaccggcgaagaagatctttctacataacttaattaaggacacctttagcaattcaactttaaatgttgagtttcgtctaacaatcaacaattatagtagaattgtcaaaagtttccctcatttagccgtatagagaaatatacttcatcgactagagtatatacaaatacaattatgtaattgtatttgcatatttttaaagtaggaattaatggggaaaaaaaagaaataaaagaaaaaggacttgagctcaacttaaatttaatttaagttgaggtgcctacgtatcccaattgctcatttgcattagggaatcaaagtccacgtaggtccgaaaccggcggttcaaccctaaaccgACGGGTTCGCCACGGTTTGCgtcagaaaaccgccggtttctgaacgaaaaccggcggtttatgaccggttttgcaggcctaaaCACTGACCCTAcgacctagcctctgaaaagttgccggaaccgtcggaaaccggctcccgaaccgccggtttaccccgacaaaccgccggtttacccctcaacccggcggtttaccccgcaaaccgccggttccaacggctatcctaaacccctacgcgaaccctacgaacccctaacctacAAAACACTgttcgaccctttgaaccggcggttcgaaccgccgaaccgccggttcacggttcaatatattgccgaacctgaaccggcccttccgacccttcaacccgcctgccggttcaaaccgccggttccgggtcCGGGTCCgattccggttcatgaaccggcgggcccgaaccggcggttaaccggcgggccgggccggtttgtgcatgcctacctAGATCCGCGATTTGCCATAGCCAcgtaattttcaaattttttcccTTTAAATCCGTCGTCTACCAGACTTAATTAAGTGATGATGATGACCTCAAGActtatttagttattttcaaatagaaataaaatactatgtATCATATAAAGTAAAGTTGCCGAAAGTTAGTACTGGAATATATTAATCACGGAAAGTAAACTCGAATTATGATACATGAGGTATGAGTATAAGCTATCGGAAGTCCAAAATagcaatttctttttctttttatagttTCCGAGTGGAATGAATGATTAGTTATTTTTCAGATCTCAAActcagttttattttgtgtttttttggtTCCGTGACggaaataaacaaaatacaagGAGGCCCCACCAATGCCTAAAATAACAAGACATATAATTAGGATTTGTCACATCTATAAGAATTGCACATCAAACAATAATGCAATCCCCAACAATTATTAAGTTCCGTAAGGATCTCTACAATTTTCGAGTATCATCTTATACCAACTAATTTATCAGCCACAA
It contains:
- the LOC121788992 gene encoding succinate dehydrogenase subunit 6, mitochondrial-like, whose protein sequence is MKMSEIEESGRSLWHSVKKSFHLDDYSKILNPDRPLSHRSSAAVQQFITSDPVHGPALKAAEEAANFAYVGAAVGAITTGGNAWRWSKSPHGTVLSFAFGAVVGFTLGAEAANHWYQLYRLDTVGAQVKFNEWLQKRT
- the LOC121788980 gene encoding DNA-directed RNA polymerase II subunit 4 produces the protein MSAEEEENAAELKIPDEFLKAKCLMNCEVSLILEHKYEQLQQMADDPMNQMSQVFEKSLQYVKRFSRYKNPDAVRQVREILSRYQLAEFELCVLGNLCPETVEEAIAMVPSIKTRGRAHDDEAIEKMLNDLSLIKKFE